The genomic interval GCCAAACATTGTCAGCTGGGATGTGGGAtgcttgttgtttttgttgtagtAACAATCCTTGGTTGCATCTTGCAGGGTATTTGGGTTACACCAGTGGCTTCTCCCTCACCTGCATGGTCTTTTTCCTTTCCTCGGTGAGTGACTTTCTGATGATGGATGTCTATACTGGATTATATTACAATATATATTATACAAGCAATCATACATTTCAATATTATATTCTGATGCGGCATATGCttttcacctcctgatgattgGACTTCCATTGTCCATGCTCTGTTTTTAGTGATTCTTTACCATTGTTAATGTGTTAACAGCTTAGGGCATGAGTCATGACTAAAGACTGTGGTACTAATGTGCCCTCGACAATTTATGAGGAGATATTTATATCTTGTGCCACTCTACCTCACAAAACATTTCATGTTAGCTCCTGTTTCGTATACTCACTGCAAGCCAGGCCTTGTTGTACAATGGTGAAATTAGCTATGAACATGGATACGTTAACTTTCTGAAATGGGTTATTGTCTGATTATGTTGACATacaaagaaaaagggggagggcaACATCATTTggccaaattattattttaatattgtaATATGTTAAAACTATAGTTAAAATGTTTGAAACTGTTCAATGTTGCTTGAATACTTGAGCACAATCCTAGATTACACTACTGTGCATGTTGTTGTTTAAAATGCCTTACTGCAGAAAGGTACATTGTTAATGTGACAAATTCTATCGTTGACCTTGATCAATTAGCAAAAGCAGAAGAATGAATGAGGCTTTGGACAGGAATTCACAAGTTAACTAGAGATAggtattgggctcccgagtggcgcagcgatctaaggcactgcatctcagtgctgtaggcgtcactacagaccctggtttgattccaggctgtatcacaaacggccgtgattgggcgtcccatagggtggcgcacattgtaaataagaatttgttcttaactgacttgcctagttaaataaaggttctaaAAAATGAATCAAACATGTGATCATGGTTGTCAGCTATAGAGGATTGATATGTTTTTGCTTGCATCTCActgcttatctctctctttctctctctctctcaaggtcaTATACAAGAAGTTCAACATCCCCTGCCCCCTGGTGCCAAATGGCAGCAATCACACAACAATTATCAACACCACCATGGAAGAGGAGGGACAGTGCAAAGGCAAAATGTTCACCATAAACCAGGAGgttaaaatatatgttttagtGTTTATTCCACATCACTTCTGCTCTTAGGTTCTTACTCTGCTACAATACAACCACATAAGGTTAGGAGCTATTTGCAGTTGGAGTACATGTCATTCAATATGCTAATGAGTTTGTGAATCCATGCTCATATCATGTTACAGCCAGTGCAACTGGTTGTCCATGTGTATTGAAGCAGAGCAGAACCAGCGTGGCACAAATGTCCACACTGTCTTGTGAGTTTACTCAAGCACTCCTTGTGCAATGCTGCTAATTGAACTTATCCTTTATATGGTATTCAGACGGCGTATACCATCCCCATCTTGGCGTTCGCCTTTGTTTGTCACCCTGAGGTGCTTCCCATTTACACTGAACTCAAAAAGTAAGTTCATAAAACAATATGAACCCCCAATTTGTTCCCTTCACACATCACCATGTTGATATGACGACCTTTATCCTTCTTTACCGATACTAATTTACAGTagaacacatacagttgaagtcagaagtttacatacacttaggttggagtcattaaaacttgtttttcaaccactccacaaatgtcttgttaacaaactattgttttggcaagtcggttaggacatctactttgtgcatgacacaagtcatttttacaacaattgtttacagacagattatttcacttataattcactgtatcccaattccagtggggtcacaagtttacatacactaagttgactgtgcctttaaacagcttggaaaattccagaaaattatgtcatggctttagaagcctctgataggctaattgacataattagaatcaattggaggtgtatctgtggatgtatttcaacgcttacgttcaaactcagtgcctctttgcttgacatcatggggaaaatcaaaagaaatcagccaacaccTCAGAAGAAAAATGGTAGAaattcacaagtctggttcatccttgggcgcaatttccaaatgcctgaaggtacaaagttcatctgtacaaataatggtatgcaagtataaacaccatgggaccacgcagccttcatactgctcaggaaggagacacgtttcgtctcctagagatgaatgtactttgatgcgaaaagtgcagatcaatcacagaacaacagcaaaggaccttgtgaagatgctggaggaaactggtacaaaagtatctatatctacagtaaaacacgtcctatatcaacataacctgaaaggaagaagccactgctccaaaaccaccattaaaaaagccagactatggtttgcagctgcacatggggacaaagatcatactttttggagaaatgtcctctggtctgatgaaacagaaatagaactgtttggccataatgaccatcattttggttggaggaaaaagggggagacttgcaagccgaagaacaccttccctaccgtgaaacacgggggtggaagcatcatggtgtgggggtgctttgctgcaggagggattggtgcacttcacaacatagatggacttatgagggaggaaaatgatgtggatatattgaagcaacatctcaagacatcagtcaggaatttaaagcttggttgcaaatgggtcttccaaatggacaatgaccccaagcatacttccaaagttgtggcaaaatggcttaaggccaACAAAGTTatggtattagagtggccatcacaaagccctgacctcaatcccatggaacatttgtgggcagaactgaaaaagcgtgtgcgagcaaggaggcctacaaacctgactcggttacaccagctctgtcaggaggaatgggccaaaattcacccaacttattgtgggatgcttgtggaaggctacctaaaacgtttgacccatgttaaacaatttaaaggcaatgctaccaaatactaattgagtgaatgtaaacttctgacccactgggaatgtgatgaaagaaataaaagctgaaataaatcattctcactactattattctgacatttcacattcttaaaataaagtggtgatcctaactaacctaagacagggtatttttactaggattaaattcaagaattgtgaaacatttaaactcagtttatttggctaaggtaaacttccaacttcaactgcacACCTGTTGGCTTTTGATTAAATCAAGGGACATTTTTAATTTAATAAATGTAACATTAGTCATGTAATCCCTCTACCTCATTAACAGACAAAAAAAACTGCTTTCTTTTCCACCAAAGCGCAACCAAGAGGCGCATGCAAGGGATTGCTAATGTGTCCATCATGGGCATGTTCGTCATGTACCTCCTCACTGCCATCTTTGGTTACCTCACCTTCTACGGTAAGACCAGGGCTTCAAGACGGCTTTAGTCGTATTCACGCTGCAGAAAAAAATATTGATTTCAGAATTTCAAAAGAGactcaatttgtgtgtgtgtgcatatatatatttatgtagtGAACACGGAATCTGAGCTCCTGCACACCTACAGCAAAGTGGACCCTCTGGACACCCTgatcctgtgtgtgcgtgtggccgTGCTGGTGGCAGTCACCCTTACTGTCCCTGTGGTCCTCTTTCCTGTAAGAGCCTCCTCTCATTAGCTCTAATTACGTTACTCTAATTCAGTGGTTCCTGAACTGGGAACCACCCTGGGGGTCTGCGGAGGTACTACAGGGGGTTCTGCGCCAAGATCTCTTTTTATTCTAAATAAATATTGCTAGCAACAACAGATTAAACAAATTTGGCTAATGGGTCTGTGAAACAAGTTTAGAGTGCAATACAATACACTGCAATATTATTAATCTACAATATAGGCTACCCTTAGATGCACAGTTGGGCTTGGGAGGCTCACATGGATCCACAGTACTCCATCAATGATCCAGTTTTCAACTCAAGTTTCTTGTATTTCGTAAAATTGtcattttgaacataaatgcacTCTAGTttaagctttaaaactgcaaaattgtCTCTCTGCAGGAAATTACCTTAACTCATTTTCCTCTCCATTGCAAAGAGGGGTgccttttaaaatgttatttcccAGGCCCCGAGGCTTGGTTAGCCCGGAATGCTATTTTTATCGCACTCTAAAGTCGGAGTTGTGTTCTGATTTTAAGGGGTTCCTGATGAATTTGCTATCACGAGATCTCCGGCcccaaaaaagtttgggaacccctgctatTATTACTCTATTTCTAAGGAAGCTTCCAATGTTTTGCATTTCAAATATTGATTGCATTTCAAAACCAACAGCCTAGATACTGTAAATATCAATTTCTCTCTAAATGTTAAGCTACTGTGTCATGCTTAGAACAACTGATGCTGGCTTGTACAGTACATCCTATAATCTCTGTTTAACCCAGAGTTGGTATTGGTAGGAAAGTGTATGGAATGTAATTTCATCAATTGTgtttttagttagttagtaaacaTACCTCATAACTGACACTCGACAGCCATGTTGCAAGTTTCACTGTAGATACTCCCCTgagtcctctttctctccagatTCGCAGAGCCATTCTCCAGCTCCTCTTCCCAGAGAAACCCTTCCACTGGGCACGCCACATCACCATCGCCCTGTGTCTCCTCTTCGTGGTCAACGTTCTTGTAATCATTGTGCCCAATATCCGAGATATCTTTGGCATCATTGGTGAGACTCCGAAAAAAAGCACTCATATGCTCATGAGTATAGGTTACAACAGTTCTTGCCATCTAGCCTCAGATGCTTTTTCTCTACATACTCACCAATCAACCTGACATGCCATGTctcctcatcaccctgaacactaCAGGAAGGACCTTTTACATTACATATGCCTCATACAAGAGTACTTACCAGTGGACTAACTCATTGTCTCATTTGGCTGTCCAGGGGCCACCACTGCACCTAGTCTGATCTTCATCCTCCCAGGATTATTCTACCTCCGCATTGTTCCCACCGAACAAGAACCAATGAAGTCAAGACCAAAGATCACGGTAGGTTTTCACATGACATTCATTTTCCTGCCATTGTCTAGACATGTTTGTTAAAACTCTCCACACAATCCTCAGGTTTTCGGAGTGTTTGGGTAGTATCACAATGGGTTCTGGAAAGAACTTCCGAAaccccggtttgtgtcaagatcttttattttttatttttttacgttCATGACTAAGGTGAATTCCAACAACTCTTTCTCTGGCTGGTTTCAGGCTGCCTGTTTTACAGCCATGGGCTTCATCTTCATGTCTATGAGCCTGACGTTCATCATCATCGACTGG from Oncorhynchus tshawytscha isolate Ot180627B linkage group LG22, Otsh_v2.0, whole genome shotgun sequence carries:
- the slc38a5b gene encoding sodium-coupled neutral amino acid transporter 5b; the protein is MELQKLSNGHHHGFVPLENGIPRAEEEEEMLPHKSDGTKKPQFTDFEGKTSFGMSVFNLSNAIMGSGILGLSYAMSNTGIVLFIILLTCIACLSSYSVHLLLKSAGVVGIRAYEQLGFRAFGHPGKIAAGVIITFHNIGAMSSYLFIVKYELPLVIQAFLGLSSNTGDWFLNGNYLIIIVSVCVILPLALMRQLGYLGYTSGFSLTCMVFFLSSVIYKKFNIPCPLVPNGSNHTTIINTTMEEEGQCKGKMFTINQETAYTIPILAFAFVCHPEVLPIYTELKNATKRRMQGIANVSIMGMFVMYLLTAIFGYLTFYVNTESELLHTYSKVDPLDTLILCVRVAVLVAVTLTVPVVLFPIRRAILQLLFPEKPFHWARHITIALCLLFVVNVLVIIVPNIRDIFGIIGATTAPSLIFILPGLFYLRIVPTEQEPMKSRPKITAACFTAMGFIFMSMSLTFIIIDWTTGEKRAGGGH